One window of Desulfovibrio subterraneus genomic DNA carries:
- the eno gene encoding phosphopyruvate hydratase, with product MSRIKTVWAREILDSRGNPTVEVEVCLESGHMGTAGVPSGASTGTREALELRDGNAARYNGKGVQTAVGNIMGPIADTIVGMNCINQVAIDSAMIELDGTENKNKLGANAMLGVSMACARAAASSLGLPLYRYLGGTNGKKMPRAMMNVINGGAHAPNNLDIQEFMILPMQAVSFAEALRMGTETFHALKKILNKDGMVTSVGDEGGFAPNLKNHAAAFEYLIRAIEAAGYEPGKDISIAIDVAASEFRKNGKYVLAGEGKEFSAAELTDFYKDLCARFPLISIEDGLAEDDWDGFAHLTRELGKDIQLVGDDLFVTNPKILAEGISKGICNAILIKLNQIGTVTETLDTIEMAKEAAYKTVISHRSGETSDHFISDLAVAVNAGQIKTGSLCRSDRISKYNQLLRIEERLSRTHL from the coding sequence ATGAGCAGAATTAAAACTGTCTGGGCCCGCGAAATTCTTGACTCGCGCGGCAACCCCACGGTTGAAGTGGAAGTATGTCTAGAATCCGGCCACATGGGTACTGCAGGCGTGCCTTCCGGTGCATCCACCGGCACCCGTGAAGCTCTGGAACTGCGCGACGGCAACGCCGCCCGTTATAACGGCAAGGGCGTACAGACCGCAGTGGGCAACATCATGGGTCCCATTGCCGACACCATTGTCGGCATGAACTGCATCAATCAGGTTGCCATAGACAGCGCCATGATCGAACTGGACGGCACGGAAAACAAGAACAAGCTCGGCGCTAACGCCATGCTCGGTGTTTCCATGGCCTGCGCCCGCGCTGCGGCTTCCTCCCTCGGCCTGCCCCTCTACCGCTACCTTGGCGGCACCAACGGCAAGAAGATGCCCCGCGCCATGATGAACGTCATCAATGGCGGCGCGCACGCCCCCAACAATCTGGATATTCAGGAATTCATGATCCTGCCCATGCAGGCGGTCAGCTTTGCTGAAGCACTGCGTATGGGCACGGAAACCTTCCATGCCCTCAAGAAGATCCTCAACAAGGACGGCATGGTCACGTCCGTAGGCGATGAGGGCGGCTTTGCCCCCAACCTTAAGAACCACGCCGCCGCGTTCGAATACCTCATCCGCGCCATTGAAGCGGCAGGCTACGAGCCCGGCAAGGACATTTCCATTGCCATTGACGTGGCTGCCAGCGAGTTCCGCAAGAATGGCAAGTACGTGCTGGCCGGAGAAGGCAAGGAATTCTCCGCAGCCGAACTGACCGACTTCTACAAGGATCTCTGCGCCCGCTTCCCCCTCATTTCCATCGAAGACGGCCTTGCCGAAGACGACTGGGACGGCTTTGCCCACCTTACCCGCGAACTGGGCAAGGACATTCAGCTGGTCGGCGACGACCTTTTCGTCACCAACCCGAAGATTCTTGCAGAAGGCATCTCCAAGGGCATCTGCAACGCCATTCTGATCAAGCTGAACCAGATCGGCACGGTAACCGAAACGCTGGATACCATCGAGATGGCCAAGGAAGCAGCCTATAAGACCGTCATCTCGCACCGTTCCGGCGAAACCTCGGACCACTTCATCTCCGACCTCGCCGTTGCGGTTAACGCCGGACAGATCAAGACCGGCAGCCTGTGCCGCTCTGACCGGATATCCAAGTACAATCAACTTCTGCGCATTGAAGAAAGGCTCAGCCGGACTCATCTCTAG
- the pyk gene encoding pyruvate kinase — MKTKIIATLGPASTKIEIMRAMVENGVRIFRLNFSHSSADGFVEALKLIRQLEQELETPLTAMGDLCGPKTRIGTVADSPRQISKGETMLLGVPEEAAAAEGRLFLPLDFPELLIGLEEGMRVILADGLLQLNVTKVLAKDRLFELEAKNAGLLTSNKGITFPGKFHPVAALTNKDRIDVCEGLALGLDAFAISFVQTAQDLRDLIEEMERCGRRVPIIAKIERQNAVDNIESLLELADAIMVARGDLALECPLAEVPTIQKRLIRACRHAQKPVIVATQMMLSMVNNVVPTRAEASDVTNAMVDGADCVMLSEETAIGANPLEVVKTIHEISVAAEGYFHERMQTPWLPREGSNNGKHMAYASCLLAQNFGAVALVCHTESGLTARNISSRRPRHEIHALSPVVSTVKALNFVWGVSPLLCTEAEARHTTRLKNFVHNSPKFNDGDVVVLSTHSADLTLSEPRTNKIEIFQK, encoded by the coding sequence ATGAAAACCAAAATCATAGCCACACTCGGCCCCGCATCAACCAAGATAGAAATTATGCGGGCGATGGTGGAAAACGGTGTGCGCATCTTCCGGCTCAATTTCTCCCACTCCAGCGCAGACGGCTTTGTGGAAGCGCTCAAGCTCATCCGCCAGCTGGAGCAGGAACTGGAAACCCCGCTCACGGCCATGGGCGACCTGTGCGGTCCCAAGACCCGCATCGGTACCGTTGCGGATTCTCCGAGACAGATCAGCAAGGGCGAAACCATGCTGCTTGGCGTGCCCGAAGAGGCAGCCGCTGCCGAAGGCCGCCTGTTCCTTCCGCTGGATTTTCCCGAACTGCTCATAGGGCTTGAAGAGGGCATGCGCGTCATTCTTGCCGACGGTCTGCTGCAGCTCAACGTGACCAAGGTTCTTGCCAAAGATCGCCTGTTCGAACTGGAAGCCAAAAATGCCGGACTGCTGACCTCGAATAAAGGCATCACCTTCCCCGGCAAGTTCCACCCCGTGGCTGCGCTCACCAACAAGGACCGCATAGACGTGTGCGAAGGTCTTGCACTGGGACTGGATGCCTTTGCCATCTCCTTTGTGCAGACTGCACAGGACCTGCGCGACCTGATTGAAGAGATGGAACGCTGCGGCCGCCGCGTGCCCATCATCGCCAAGATCGAGCGCCAGAACGCCGTGGATAACATTGAATCGCTGCTGGAACTGGCAGATGCCATCATGGTTGCCCGCGGCGACCTTGCGCTGGAATGTCCGCTCGCCGAAGTGCCGACCATTCAGAAGCGCCTTATCCGCGCCTGCCGCCATGCGCAGAAGCCTGTTATCGTAGCCACCCAGATGATGCTCTCCATGGTGAACAACGTGGTGCCCACCCGTGCGGAAGCATCGGACGTGACCAACGCCATGGTGGACGGTGCGGACTGCGTCATGCTCTCCGAAGAAACCGCCATCGGCGCAAATCCGCTGGAAGTTGTCAAAACCATTCACGAAATATCCGTTGCAGCCGAAGGCTACTTCCACGAACGGATGCAGACCCCGTGGCTGCCCCGCGAAGGTTCGAACAACGGTAAGCACATGGCCTATGCATCCTGCCTGCTGGCGCAGAACTTCGGGGCCGTGGCACTGGTGTGTCATACGGAAAGCGGCCTTACCGCCCGCAACATATCCAGCCGCCGTCCGCGCCACGAAATCCATGCACTTTCTCCCGTGGTATCCACGGTGAAGGCGCTGAACTTCGTTTGGGGCGTAAGCCCCTTGCTGTGCACCGAGGCAGAGGCACGCCACACCACCCGCCTGAAGAACTTCGTGCACAATTCGCCCAAGTTCAATGACGGTGATGTTGTTGTTCTGAGCACGCATTCCGCCGACCTCACGCTCTCCGAACCGCGCACCAACAAGATCGAAATCTTCCAGAAATAG
- a CDS encoding inorganic phosphate transporter: MSLFFLSSGMFLGWSLGANDAANVFGTAVGSRMVKFHTAAVCCSLFVLLGAVISGAGASETLGKLGAVNALAGAFVVAFSAALSVYMMIRARYPASTSQAIVGAILGWNFFSDTPTDTIELTKIVMTWVACPTLAAITAIAFYKLAAFVIPSCRISLFKLDKWTRYGLIAVGAFGSYSLGANNIANVVGVFVPVSPFGNVTLFGVIPLSSAQLLFLIGGIAIAVGVFTYSRHTMQTIGGGIFKLSPVMALVAVWAHSVVLFVFSSQSLEAFLRGMGLPTLPLVPVSSSQAIVGAVVGMGLLKGGRGIRWRTVGGIACGWVTTPIIAGIVCFICLSILQNVFQQTVYDDTLAQKQPAIIETVAPETVGTRHELPGAVTVQPSEPRS, encoded by the coding sequence GTGTCTCTCTTCTTTCTCTCGAGCGGAATGTTTCTGGGCTGGTCCCTCGGCGCAAACGATGCTGCCAACGTGTTCGGCACCGCCGTGGGCTCGCGCATGGTCAAGTTTCACACTGCAGCCGTCTGCTGCAGCCTGTTTGTCTTGCTGGGTGCGGTCATAAGCGGTGCGGGGGCCTCTGAAACACTGGGCAAACTGGGAGCGGTAAACGCTCTGGCAGGCGCGTTCGTGGTGGCCTTTTCCGCTGCCCTGAGCGTGTACATGATGATACGGGCGCGGTATCCCGCCTCGACATCACAGGCCATCGTGGGTGCCATTCTCGGCTGGAACTTCTTTTCCGACACCCCCACGGACACCATAGAGCTGACCAAGATCGTCATGACCTGGGTTGCCTGCCCCACGCTGGCTGCCATAACGGCCATTGCCTTCTACAAGCTTGCGGCCTTTGTCATTCCGTCCTGCAGGATCAGCCTGTTCAAACTCGACAAGTGGACCCGCTACGGGCTGATCGCCGTGGGAGCTTTCGGTTCCTACTCTCTGGGAGCGAACAACATCGCCAACGTCGTGGGCGTATTTGTTCCGGTATCCCCTTTCGGTAACGTCACGCTCTTCGGGGTAATTCCGCTCAGTTCCGCCCAGTTGCTCTTTCTTATCGGCGGCATAGCCATTGCCGTCGGGGTGTTCACCTATTCCAGACACACCATGCAGACCATCGGCGGGGGCATATTCAAACTTTCTCCCGTCATGGCGCTTGTTGCGGTATGGGCGCACTCGGTTGTGCTCTTTGTGTTTTCTTCGCAGAGCCTTGAGGCTTTTCTCAGGGGAATGGGCCTCCCCACCCTGCCTCTGGTTCCCGTTTCCAGTTCGCAGGCCATTGTGGGCGCAGTGGTGGGCATGGGGCTGCTCAAGGGCGGACGGGGCATCCGCTGGCGCACCGTGGGCGGCATTGCCTGCGGCTGGGTAACCACCCCCATTATTGCAGGCATTGTCTGCTTTATCTGCCTGTCCATTCTGCAAAACGTATTTCAGCAAACCGTGTACGACGACACGTTGGCCCAGAAACAGCCCGCCATCATTGAAACCGTTGCACCGGAAACCGTCGGCACAAGGCATGAGTTGCCCGGCGCAGTGACGGTGCAGCCTTCCGAACCACGCTCATGA
- a CDS encoding DUF47 domain-containing protein encodes MSYGGILRKKIGIEHKVDAFLDLVSESGIIYKRGIDSYTSHNLDAFKGHLENMVETERQADVLRRSIEDLLYRRTLIPESRGDVLRLIEGMDSLLGHFKGSMFRFEIERPNMRETLVKDLLALVECVVEAVEAVTCSIRSFFKNILAVSDHLHKVSYWEAEADKISTRLQTAIFRTENLELCESLQLSAFVRHVDAIADQAEDMADSLAIYVLKRAF; translated from the coding sequence ATGTCTTACGGTGGAATATTACGCAAAAAAATCGGCATTGAGCACAAGGTTGACGCATTTCTCGATCTGGTGAGCGAATCCGGTATCATCTACAAACGCGGCATCGATTCCTACACGAGCCACAATCTTGATGCTTTCAAGGGCCATCTCGAGAATATGGTGGAAACAGAGCGTCAGGCCGACGTGCTGCGCCGATCCATTGAGGATCTGCTTTACCGCCGCACCCTCATTCCCGAATCCCGCGGCGACGTGCTGCGCCTCATTGAAGGCATGGATTCGCTGCTCGGCCATTTCAAAGGCTCCATGTTCCGCTTCGAAATTGAACGGCCCAATATGCGCGAAACGCTGGTGAAAGACCTTCTCGCTCTCGTTGAATGCGTGGTAGAGGCAGTTGAAGCGGTTACCTGCTCCATACGATCTTTCTTCAAAAATATTCTGGCAGTTTCCGACCATCTGCATAAAGTGTCCTATTGGGAAGCGGAAGCAGACAAGATTTCTACCAGACTGCAGACCGCCATTTTCAGAACGGAAAACCTCGAACTGTGCGAAAGCCTCCAGTTGAGCGCCTTCGTCCGCCACGTGGACGCCATTGCGGATCAGGCTGAAGACATGGCCGACAGCCTTGCCATATACGTACTCAAGCGCGCGTTCTAG
- a CDS encoding tripartite tricarboxylate transporter permease encodes MMILDAFNALMAPAALFAVVIGTVAGVVVGGMPGLTATMAVALLIPVTFTLEPLVGLVLMGGVYCGAMYGGSIPAILLRTPGTPAAVATAMEGYPLTQQGRAGLALKVSVISSFWGGTFSTFILLIMAPVLAIFALSFGPPEYFLLALLGLAGIVSMADEESGLIKSIISGLLGLIIAVVGTDPISGMLRYTGGLTDLFEGVAFMPALIGMFSIAQMLALTGKKSVVEGTADVGAIKNEPMPKGLWKYIGLGSVTGTIVGILPGEGATIAAFLSYNVAKRRSKNEHLFGKGNPEGIAAAEAGNNGCVGGSLVPTLTLGIPGNSVAAALLGGLLVHGLIPGPELFTKHGTMTYAFILSLFLANIVFLILGLYMAPRFAKISRTPVELLIPTVCLFSVLGSYAIHNSVLDIYLCLLFGVGAIILKKTGFSLGALILGLILGPIAETGFAQGLIMGRGSFSIFFASPQAIVLWILTLLLLVPPLINIVKKHRAETA; translated from the coding sequence ATGATGATCCTCGACGCTTTCAATGCACTCATGGCCCCCGCAGCCCTGTTTGCCGTTGTTATCGGCACGGTTGCCGGCGTTGTCGTGGGTGGCATGCCCGGCCTTACCGCAACCATGGCGGTGGCCCTGCTTATTCCTGTTACCTTCACTCTTGAACCGCTTGTCGGTCTCGTGCTCATGGGCGGCGTATACTGCGGTGCCATGTATGGCGGCTCCATTCCGGCCATTCTGCTGCGCACGCCGGGTACTCCCGCCGCCGTGGCAACAGCTATGGAAGGCTACCCACTCACGCAGCAGGGGCGCGCCGGACTCGCACTCAAAGTCTCGGTTATCTCGAGCTTCTGGGGCGGCACATTCTCCACGTTCATTCTGCTCATCATGGCTCCGGTGCTGGCCATTTTTGCTCTCTCTTTCGGCCCGCCGGAATACTTCCTGCTGGCACTTCTGGGCCTTGCCGGCATCGTTTCCATGGCTGACGAAGAAAGCGGCCTTATCAAGTCCATCATCTCCGGCCTGCTCGGCCTGATCATCGCCGTTGTCGGCACCGACCCCATCTCCGGCATGCTGCGCTACACCGGCGGCCTTACCGACCTGTTTGAAGGCGTCGCCTTCATGCCCGCGCTCATCGGCATGTTCTCCATCGCGCAGATGCTTGCCCTCACCGGCAAGAAGAGCGTGGTGGAAGGCACGGCAGATGTCGGCGCAATCAAGAACGAACCCATGCCCAAGGGACTGTGGAAGTACATCGGCCTCGGTTCCGTCACCGGTACCATCGTCGGCATTCTTCCCGGTGAAGGCGCAACCATTGCGGCCTTCCTGTCCTACAACGTGGCAAAACGCCGCTCCAAGAACGAACACCTGTTCGGCAAGGGCAACCCTGAAGGTATCGCCGCTGCAGAAGCCGGCAACAACGGCTGCGTGGGCGGCTCGCTGGTACCCACGCTCACTCTCGGCATTCCCGGCAACAGCGTTGCTGCGGCACTGCTGGGCGGCCTGCTGGTGCACGGCCTCATCCCCGGTCCCGAGCTTTTCACCAAGCACGGCACCATGACCTACGCCTTCATTTTATCGCTCTTCCTTGCCAACATTGTGTTCCTCATTCTCGGCCTGTACATGGCCCCCCGTTTCGCCAAGATATCCCGCACTCCTGTTGAACTGCTCATTCCCACCGTGTGCCTGTTCTCGGTGCTCGGCTCCTACGCAATTCACAACAGCGTGCTCGATATCTACCTGTGTCTGCTTTTCGGTGTTGGTGCCATCATCCTGAAGAAGACCGGCTTCTCTCTGGGAGCCCTCATTCTCGGTCTGATTCTGGGCCCCATTGCCGAAACCGGATTTGCCCAGGGACTTATCATGGGCCGCGGCAGCTTCTCCATCTTCTTTGCAAGCCCGCAGGCCATCGTCCTCTGGATTCTGACCCTGTTGCTCCTCGTTCCCCCGCTGATCAACATCGTCAAGAAACATCGCGCTGAAACCGCCTAG
- a CDS encoding tripartite tricarboxylate transporter TctB family protein, with protein sequence MTRKLAELLLLGGFLVLAVLLYSSTASYPQSVQGSTAEYVRFLGLSLGILCVAELALSARKARRKDKDDSSNKKLVIADMPVRFWGLLGLLVLYTLTFEYLGFYLASGLFLPIAMYLLGARRILSIGLTTAGVLGFIYIVFERLLGVFMPACSFLG encoded by the coding sequence ATGACTAGAAAGCTTGCTGAGTTACTACTGCTTGGCGGATTTCTGGTACTGGCGGTGCTGCTTTACAGCAGCACCGCATCCTACCCGCAATCCGTTCAGGGCTCCACGGCCGAATACGTACGATTCCTCGGACTCTCTCTCGGTATCCTCTGTGTTGCCGAACTGGCACTCTCTGCCAGAAAGGCCAGACGAAAGGACAAGGATGACAGCAGCAACAAGAAGCTGGTTATCGCGGATATGCCCGTGCGCTTCTGGGGTCTGCTCGGCCTGCTCGTCCTCTACACGCTGACGTTTGAATACCTCGGGTTCTATCTTGCTTCCGGCCTGTTCCTGCCCATTGCCATGTATCTGCTGGGAGCCAGAAGAATCCTCTCCATCGGACTGACCACTGCCGGGGTTCTCGGCTTCATATACATTGTCTTCGAAAGACTGCTGGGCGTCTTTATGCCCGCATGCAGCTTCTTAGGATAA
- a CDS encoding Bug family tripartite tricarboxylate transporter substrate binding protein, with the protein MRKLFALLLAMVFVFPAYAFAEYPEKPITIIVPSKAGGSTDTTARIFINAAKKYWKGADFVVQNVPGSGGQKGFELIARSKTDGYTIGMLFTTQVVSHIVAKRATYTLDSFHLMGNTVDDPVLIAVPLESPIKDLASFIEAAKAKPLTVAVNGIGSDDFIAAKKFENRTGTTFNLLPTKGSTEQKAMILGNHCDASFMNLSQMHSQQKAGTARIIAMLTDVRSDLLPEVPTAKEQGVSVSMTAVRGFAAPAGIDKEIQDKLDDLLVKVNSDPDYISDCEKNVFSRLPMSGKDFRSYLDELQVETQTFYDKNPW; encoded by the coding sequence ATGAGAAAACTGTTTGCGTTGCTTCTTGCCATGGTGTTCGTCTTCCCGGCATATGCTTTTGCCGAGTATCCGGAAAAGCCGATCACCATCATCGTTCCCTCCAAGGCTGGTGGTTCCACTGATACCACCGCCCGTATCTTCATCAACGCTGCCAAGAAGTACTGGAAAGGTGCCGACTTCGTAGTGCAGAACGTGCCCGGTTCCGGCGGCCAGAAGGGTTTTGAGCTCATCGCCCGCTCCAAGACCGACGGCTACACCATCGGTATGCTCTTCACCACCCAGGTCGTTTCCCACATCGTGGCCAAGCGCGCCACCTACACCCTCGACAGCTTCCACCTCATGGGCAACACCGTGGACGATCCGGTTCTGATCGCCGTTCCGCTGGAAAGCCCCATCAAGGACCTTGCTTCCTTCATTGAAGCCGCCAAGGCAAAGCCCCTGACCGTTGCTGTGAACGGTATCGGTTCCGACGACTTCATCGCTGCCAAGAAGTTTGAAAACCGCACCGGCACCACCTTCAATCTGCTGCCCACCAAGGGCTCCACTGAGCAGAAGGCCATGATCCTCGGCAACCACTGCGATGCCAGCTTCATGAACCTTTCCCAGATGCATTCCCAGCAGAAGGCCGGCACCGCACGCATTATCGCAATGCTGACCGATGTCCGTTCTGACCTGCTGCCCGAAGTGCCCACCGCCAAGGAACAGGGCGTTTCCGTATCCATGACCGCTGTTCGCGGCTTTGCAGCTCCCGCCGGTATCGACAAGGAAATTCAGGACAAGCTTGACGACCTGCTCGTAAAGGTCAACAGCGACCCCGACTACATTTCCGACTGCGAAAAGAACGTGTTCAGCCGTCTGCCCATGAGCGGCAAGGACTTCCGTTCCTACCTCGACGAGCTGCAGGTTGAAACCCAGACCTTCTACGATAAAAACCCCTGGTAA
- a CDS encoding ABC transporter substrate-binding protein: MGCLCVEHNVGWKKRVLALLLLMGVALAAAPEKAVAARLQILTSFSPAFYEPFIQRFNALHPDIEVAILNKKTTSAIDEVVRGNSRQFDLFWSSSPDAFEILKSSRKLRRSSLGRQHKVLFAGDLSVDDPEGYYFGFALSGVGWMWNQSYLRKEGLKPPQGWADMANPAYYNHMAMSTPTQSGSTHLIVETLLQGMGWEKGWAHLMHIAGNLVTLSARSFSVPEGVKSGLFGMGLVIDILGRPQDMSNLSFRYGEPVFLVAASIAALKNGANTKEAELFIDFVLSPEGQDILLMPGVNRLPVSQAIYDSGKLESSALLALIKAGKSRPYDAYTAQLRYGLVNRMFDELITFKLPERRRIWKRLITLSKQDDANTPAVANVREKVYALLGEIPVTEAQSRDAEFAGIFSSPSSARTGGTVMQGQIEQWQRFVNERLIKAKELLDTVSVKK, translated from the coding sequence ATGGGGTGTTTGTGTGTGGAGCACAATGTGGGGTGGAAGAAGCGGGTGCTGGCTTTGCTTCTGCTCATGGGAGTCGCCCTTGCGGCAGCTCCCGAGAAGGCCGTTGCCGCGCGCCTTCAGATTTTAACATCGTTTTCGCCTGCGTTTTATGAACCGTTCATACAACGGTTCAATGCATTGCATCCTGATATAGAGGTCGCCATTCTGAACAAGAAGACGACCTCGGCCATTGATGAAGTGGTCAGGGGCAACAGCAGGCAGTTCGACCTGTTCTGGTCGTCATCGCCGGATGCCTTCGAGATACTGAAAAGCTCGCGAAAGCTGCGGCGGTCATCTCTGGGCAGGCAGCATAAAGTGTTGTTTGCAGGGGATTTGTCGGTGGATGATCCCGAAGGGTATTACTTCGGCTTTGCCCTTTCCGGTGTAGGGTGGATGTGGAACCAGTCCTACCTGCGGAAAGAGGGGCTCAAGCCCCCGCAAGGGTGGGCAGACATGGCGAATCCGGCCTATTACAACCACATGGCCATGTCCACGCCCACGCAGTCCGGTTCCACCCACCTTATCGTGGAAACCCTGCTGCAGGGCATGGGCTGGGAGAAAGGCTGGGCGCACCTTATGCACATAGCGGGCAATCTGGTCACGCTTTCCGCGCGGAGTTTCAGCGTGCCGGAAGGGGTGAAAAGCGGGTTGTTCGGCATGGGGCTGGTGATCGATATTCTCGGCCGTCCGCAGGATATGTCCAATCTTTCGTTCCGCTACGGTGAGCCGGTCTTTCTGGTTGCGGCGAGCATTGCCGCCCTGAAGAACGGTGCCAATACGAAGGAAGCGGAACTGTTCATCGATTTTGTGCTTTCACCGGAAGGGCAGGACATACTGCTCATGCCGGGCGTGAACCGCCTGCCGGTATCGCAGGCCATATATGACAGCGGCAAGCTTGAATCGTCGGCACTGCTGGCGCTTATCAAGGCCGGAAAATCCCGCCCGTACGATGCGTATACGGCGCAGCTGCGATATGGGCTGGTGAACAGGATGTTTGATGAACTCATTACCTTCAAGCTGCCGGAGCGGCGCAGAATCTGGAAACGGCTCATAACGCTGAGCAAGCAGGACGATGCGAATACTCCGGCTGTGGCCAATGTGCGGGAGAAGGTCTATGCGCTGCTCGGCGAGATTCCCGTAACCGAGGCGCAGAGCCGTGATGCGGAGTTTGCCGGAATATTCTCCTCACCTTCTTCTGCCAGAACGGGGGGAACGGTGATGCAGGGACAGATAGAACAGTGGCAGCGTTTCGTAAATGAACGCCTGATAAAAGCCAAGGAATTGCTGGACACAGTATCCGTCAAGAAATGA